In Treponema sp. OMZ 798, the following proteins share a genomic window:
- a CDS encoding carbon-nitrogen hydrolase family protein: protein MKIGLCASENKNNDIDFNIAQIEGFIEKTKSEKPDLLLFGESFLQGFDSLSFEYKKDILTALQINSEPIAKIRSIAQKEKTALGFGFIENDHGAIFSSYMIAGKNGEIICLYKRVSQGWRIEGACADYREGKEFFEFDFEGKRLALIVCGDLWEDELLEPIISLNPDAFLWPVFCSYTKDEWENGESSAYAERSAILEPPVLFINSLVKENAPAAGGGAFVWHQGKLVKEIPMGETGLLVYEI, encoded by the coding sequence ATGAAAATTGGACTTTGTGCATCGGAAAATAAAAATAATGATATTGATTTTAACATAGCTCAAATTGAAGGTTTTATAGAAAAAACAAAATCCGAAAAACCTGACCTTCTTCTTTTCGGAGAAAGTTTTTTACAAGGCTTTGACTCCCTTTCTTTTGAATATAAAAAAGATATTTTGACGGCTCTTCAAATAAACTCGGAACCCATTGCAAAAATCCGTTCAATTGCTCAAAAAGAAAAAACGGCCCTAGGTTTCGGCTTTATCGAAAACGATCATGGTGCTATTTTCAGCTCCTACATGATAGCCGGAAAAAACGGGGAGATAATTTGTCTTTATAAAAGAGTTTCTCAAGGCTGGAGAATTGAAGGGGCTTGTGCCGATTATAGGGAGGGGAAAGAGTTTTTTGAGTTTGATTTTGAGGGTAAGCGGCTGGCCCTTATTGTATGCGGAGATCTATGGGAAGATGAACTTTTAGAGCCGATTATCAGCCTCAATCCCGATGCCTTTTTATGGCCGGTATTTTGCAGCTATACAAAGGACGAATGGGAAAACGGTGAATCCTCCGCCTATGCCGAAAGATCGGCAATTTTGGAACCCCCGGTTTTATTTATAAATTCCCTTGTAAAGGAAAACGCTCCTGCTGCAGGGGGCGGCGCCTTTGTATGGCATCAAGGTAAACTCGTAAAAGAAATACCGATGGGAGAAACAGGCCTTTTGGTATACGAAATTTAA
- a CDS encoding DUF4139 domain-containing protein yields the protein MKKLFFMLISLMCMTTVFSDSVIGFNEDDIPLKKVTLYSSGVAHYEHEGRVSGSGKIEMLFLPSQISDVLKSIFVKDPAAKNLSINYQSEDTLKKTMQSLKIDLSANNSIFKILNSQKGAEIEVYTPSKIIGKILSVDKIEESKADIILSIAAADGVKIISLKDVQSFKFTDPQRNDDLQKALSLILEASAKERKLISIDIESAGERNIGVSYVMEAPIWKPTYRLDMGNTSAAFQAWAVIDNSTDLDWKDVKLTLTSGRPVGFKQNLYEPYYTHRETIPILAGQAASPETFDSAYDNSADYKVEERKAPMKMQKQPYYESIELSMTEAEEDAYFENQTVATSTAGEMFAFTPVKPVNLPRQKSTMIPLSLVSLPAQKYSVFSNIPYGADVHPKLCISIENNSGLKFPAGPITVFENGEYAGDAVLAFLPEKEKRIIAFGDDIDVRGAKTEDFEEHIHSLKIVKGVLTKKYKSSKNSVYTVKNSASKERSIIVEHFISSGFNLADEKKLLEKTSNKYRFNIKVKAGSQEKLEVVEERFFEEILQINMMDNNSMIAIYSNSKLPEKIKKAFKDVLNEKVKVDKAQSVLFNLQNEQKNLNAEQDRIRKNIQAVGSETQQGKMFLDKLLEIENTLENLKKKISQSEKEHSNLRSAFLDYVEKINIE from the coding sequence ATGAAAAAATTATTTTTTATGTTAATTTCATTAATGTGTATGACTACAGTATTTTCTGATTCGGTAATCGGGTTTAATGAGGATGATATTCCTTTAAAAAAGGTAACCCTTTATTCGTCAGGAGTTGCTCATTATGAGCATGAAGGCAGGGTAAGTGGCAGCGGAAAAATAGAGATGCTGTTTTTACCTTCCCAAATAAGCGATGTGTTAAAATCTATTTTTGTAAAAGATCCTGCTGCAAAGAATTTATCGATAAATTATCAATCGGAAGACACCCTTAAAAAAACTATGCAAAGTTTAAAGATAGATTTATCTGCAAATAACTCTATTTTTAAGATCCTTAACTCGCAGAAGGGAGCCGAAATTGAAGTTTATACGCCGAGTAAGATCATCGGTAAAATTTTAAGCGTGGATAAAATTGAAGAGTCTAAGGCTGATATAATTTTGTCGATTGCTGCGGCAGACGGTGTTAAGATAATATCCTTAAAAGATGTACAATCTTTTAAATTTACGGACCCTCAGCGGAATGATGACTTACAAAAGGCATTGAGTCTAATTTTAGAAGCCTCTGCAAAAGAAAGGAAGCTGATTTCGATTGATATAGAATCGGCAGGAGAGCGTAATATAGGGGTGTCGTACGTCATGGAAGCTCCTATTTGGAAGCCTACATATAGGCTTGACATGGGCAATACAAGTGCGGCTTTTCAAGCTTGGGCTGTAATAGATAACTCCACGGATCTTGATTGGAAGGATGTAAAACTGACCCTTACAAGCGGCCGGCCTGTAGGTTTTAAACAAAATTTGTATGAACCCTATTATACTCACCGTGAAACTATTCCCATCCTTGCAGGACAGGCAGCCAGCCCTGAAACCTTTGATTCCGCTTATGATAATTCTGCCGATTATAAGGTAGAAGAAAGAAAAGCTCCTATGAAAATGCAAAAACAGCCTTATTATGAGAGTATTGAACTTTCTATGACTGAGGCTGAAGAAGATGCTTATTTTGAAAATCAGACTGTTGCCACGAGTACTGCTGGGGAAATGTTTGCTTTTACCCCCGTTAAGCCTGTTAATTTGCCGAGACAAAAAAGTACTATGATTCCGCTTAGCCTTGTATCGCTTCCTGCTCAAAAATACTCGGTTTTTTCTAATATACCCTATGGTGCTGATGTGCATCCTAAGTTATGTATCAGTATCGAGAATAATTCAGGCCTAAAGTTTCCTGCCGGTCCCATTACGGTTTTTGAAAATGGAGAGTATGCAGGTGATGCCGTTTTGGCGTTTTTACCGGAAAAAGAAAAACGCATTATAGCCTTTGGGGATGATATAGATGTGAGAGGAGCAAAAACTGAGGACTTTGAAGAACATATTCATAGTCTTAAAATCGTAAAAGGAGTCTTAACAAAAAAATATAAATCATCTAAAAACTCTGTTTATACTGTTAAGAATTCTGCATCAAAAGAACGTTCCATTATAGTTGAACATTTTATAAGTTCAGGTTTTAATCTTGCAGATGAAAAGAAATTGTTGGAAAAGACTTCAAACAAGTACAGGTTTAATATAAAAGTTAAAGCTGGCTCGCAAGAAAAACTTGAGGTAGTTGAAGAAAGGTTTTTTGAAGAAATTCTTCAAATTAATATGATGGATAATAATTCAATGATAGCTATTTATTCCAATTCTAAGCTGCCCGAAAAGATAAAAAAAGCCTTTAAGGATGTTTTAAATGAAAAGGTAAAGGTTGATAAGGCTCAAAGTGTCTTGTTTAATTTACAAAATGAGCAAAAAAATCTTAATGCCGAACAAGATAGGATCCGTAAAAATATTCAAGCTGTCGGATCTGAGACCCAACAGGGAAAGATGTTTTTAGATAAACTTCTTGAGATAGAAAACACCTTGGAGAATTTAAAGAAAAAAATCAGCCAAAGTGAAAAAGAACATTCTAATCTGCGATCTGCGTTTTTAGATTATGTTGAAAAAATTAATATAGAATAA
- a CDS encoding CDP-alcohol phosphatidyltransferase family protein has product MEKKIGRLVLFFWLFQFSAVFAIYKIFNTDTEIFSAFLIHITLWHSLLLFFLILYKGDFINVGTNLVLEKINLANGITLFRISSVPLIAFLLKQNSIEQIKIILAVVLVLVFLTDFFDGFIARKFNQETKIGRMLDSMSDYSLLALVSIVYYQLGLVPNWFFYLIFGRLMFQALGMIFFILLKFPVEIKSTRGGKITIAATMILYSLKMLQFFVPFSDNFKQLFLIGEYACGFIIFVFLFEKIFIFYDHYKKYRKGNKES; this is encoded by the coding sequence ATGGAAAAAAAAATCGGCAGATTGGTTTTGTTTTTTTGGCTGTTTCAATTTTCAGCCGTTTTTGCAATTTATAAGATATTTAATACGGATACTGAAATTTTTAGTGCTTTTTTAATACATATAACTCTCTGGCATTCCTTACTTTTGTTTTTTTTAATTTTATACAAGGGAGATTTTATAAATGTTGGGACTAATCTTGTGCTTGAGAAAATCAATCTTGCAAATGGAATTACCCTATTCCGCATAAGCTCAGTCCCCTTAATAGCTTTTCTTTTAAAGCAAAATTCGATAGAGCAGATAAAAATAATCTTAGCTGTTGTTTTAGTTTTGGTTTTTTTGACGGATTTTTTTGACGGCTTTATAGCCCGTAAATTTAATCAGGAAACGAAGATCGGGCGTATGTTGGATTCCATGAGTGACTACTCCCTGCTTGCTCTTGTTTCAATAGTATATTACCAACTGGGCTTGGTGCCCAATTGGTTTTTCTATTTAATTTTTGGAAGGCTAATGTTTCAAGCTCTGGGAATGATTTTTTTTATTCTTTTAAAATTCCCGGTCGAAATAAAATCTACAAGGGGCGGTAAAATAACAATAGCGGCAACTATGATTCTTTACAGCCTCAAAATGCTGCAATTTTTTGTTCCCTTTTCTGATAACTTTAAGCAGTTATTTTTAATTGGCGAATATGCCTGCGGCTTTATTATTTTTGTATTTTTGTTTGAAAAGATATTTATTTTTTATGATCATTATAAAAAATATCGAAAAGGGAATAAAGAAAGTTAG
- a CDS encoding DUF2715 domain-containing protein, with translation MKHKKIIFVLIISVAFAAFAFADFAISFGPAFTNYFVHTKNEGKFDVFHADIQESIKNAKDEKNNAAGVAVDLRAGFLYLMAQIAFPGKNHSDLITGSSAEKDKFLKTNAFILDTQLGAGLTLFKKTRFNLFLGGGLGLNAMKATQSVSILNQEFKYEKLDVMFGLGANILASFYFTDIIGIYGGIADTVYFAPLKVQKTFKVGNESYTVSNTDGNIKDIIANSVNLKLGLSIRL, from the coding sequence ATGAAGCACAAGAAGATAATTTTTGTTTTGATTATTTCGGTTGCATTTGCTGCTTTTGCATTTGCAGATTTTGCAATTTCTTTCGGCCCTGCCTTTACAAATTATTTTGTACACACTAAAAATGAGGGCAAGTTTGATGTATTTCATGCAGATATACAAGAGTCAATAAAAAATGCCAAAGATGAAAAGAATAATGCCGCAGGCGTTGCTGTAGATCTAAGAGCCGGATTTCTTTATTTAATGGCCCAAATTGCCTTTCCCGGAAAAAACCATAGTGATCTCATAACGGGTTCAAGCGCGGAAAAAGATAAGTTTTTAAAAACAAATGCCTTTATCCTTGATACTCAGCTTGGTGCAGGTTTAACCTTGTTTAAGAAAACACGTTTTAACCTCTTTTTAGGAGGCGGTCTTGGTTTAAATGCTATGAAGGCAACTCAGTCTGTTTCTATACTTAATCAAGAGTTTAAGTATGAAAAATTAGATGTTATGTTCGGTTTAGGCGCAAATATTTTGGCAAGTTTTTATTTTACTGATATTATAGGTATTTACGGAGGTATTGCCGATACTGTTTATTTTGCTCCTTTAAAAGTTCAAAAAACATTTAAAGTTGGAAATGAATCATATACAGTTTCCAACACTGACGGCAACATAAAGGATATTATTGCTAACAGTGTAAACTTAAAGTTAGGTCTTTCTATCAGGTTATAG
- a CDS encoding glycine hydroxymethyltransferase gives MKEGLKKYLEKEGSNAKLPMVAYLANLDQVASVYPEVASSIVKEIENQRSHLKLIASENYSSLAVQAAMGNLLTDKYAEGFPEHRYYGGCENVDAVEMAACAEACKVFGAEHAYVQPHSGADANIVAYWAILNAKVEEPFLKKFETVVEGKVKKMSLEGLSHEDWEELRHALGNQKLMGLDYYSGGHLTHGYVQNVSSKMFRTCSYTVNKETGELDYAEIEKRAMEERPLILLAGYSAYPRKINFKKFREIADKCGAVLMVDMAHFAGLVAGKVFEGEYNPVLWADVVTTTTHKTLRGPRGAMILCKKEFAEFVDKGCPLVIGGPLPHVMASKAVAFREANSKEYQDYAHKVRDNAAALAEECMKLGMKLQTNGTDNHLMLINVTKYGLNGRQAETAMSECGVTLNRNSLPFDPNGPWWTSGLRVGTPAVTSLGMGPAEMKQIASIIDRVLKASKPGVTKSGAPSKANVVVDPTVKAEIQKEVDAILHKFVLYPELDLDFLKSIYC, from the coding sequence ATGAAAGAAGGTTTAAAAAAATACCTTGAAAAGGAAGGCTCAAATGCAAAGCTGCCTATGGTTGCATATTTGGCCAATTTGGATCAGGTTGCATCCGTGTATCCTGAAGTTGCATCAAGCATTGTAAAAGAAATAGAAAATCAGCGAAGTCACTTAAAACTTATCGCCAGCGAAAACTATTCTTCATTGGCAGTTCAAGCTGCTATGGGTAACCTCCTGACCGATAAGTATGCGGAAGGTTTCCCTGAGCATAGATATTACGGAGGATGCGAAAACGTCGATGCTGTTGAAATGGCAGCCTGTGCCGAGGCTTGTAAGGTATTTGGAGCCGAACACGCCTATGTTCAGCCTCACTCCGGAGCTGACGCAAACATCGTAGCCTATTGGGCAATTTTAAATGCAAAGGTTGAAGAACCCTTTTTAAAGAAATTTGAAACGGTTGTCGAAGGAAAGGTTAAGAAGATGAGCCTTGAAGGCTTGAGCCATGAGGATTGGGAAGAATTGCGCCATGCTCTTGGAAACCAAAAACTTATGGGCTTGGACTACTATTCGGGCGGTCACCTTACCCACGGCTATGTTCAAAACGTTTCTTCAAAGATGTTTAGAACATGCTCATATACCGTAAACAAGGAAACAGGCGAGCTTGATTATGCCGAGATCGAAAAAAGAGCAATGGAAGAAAGGCCCTTGATTCTTTTGGCCGGATACAGCGCCTATCCCAGAAAGATTAACTTTAAGAAATTTAGAGAAATCGCCGATAAGTGCGGAGCCGTTTTGATGGTCGATATGGCTCACTTTGCAGGTCTCGTTGCAGGAAAAGTTTTTGAAGGCGAGTATAACCCCGTTCTTTGGGCTGATGTGGTAACAACTACAACCCACAAAACTCTTCGCGGTCCCCGCGGTGCTATGATTCTTTGCAAAAAAGAATTTGCCGAGTTTGTAGATAAGGGATGCCCTCTTGTAATCGGCGGACCCCTTCCCCATGTTATGGCTTCAAAGGCTGTTGCCTTCCGCGAAGCAAACAGCAAGGAATATCAGGACTATGCCCACAAGGTAAGAGACAACGCTGCCGCCCTCGCTGAAGAATGTATGAAGCTCGGTATGAAGCTCCAGACAAACGGAACAGACAATCACTTAATGCTGATTAACGTAACAAAATACGGCTTAAACGGACGTCAAGCTGAAACTGCAATGTCCGAGTGCGGTGTAACCCTTAACAGGAACAGCTTGCCCTTTGATCCGAACGGTCCTTGGTGGACAAGCGGTTTACGCGTAGGTACACCTGCCGTAACAAGTCTTGGAATGGGCCCTGCCGAAATGAAGCAGATCGCTTCAATCATTGACAGGGTATTGAAGGCTTCAAAACCCGGCGTAACAAAGAGCGGAGCTCCCAGCAAGGCCAATGTTGTGGTTGACCCCACTGTAAAGGCCGAGATACAAAAAGAAGTAGATGCTATTTTACATAAATTTGTTCTTTATCCCGAATTGGATTTAGACTTCTTAAAGAGCATCTATTGCTAA
- a CDS encoding tetratricopeptide repeat protein, with amino-acid sequence MVSTIIISFFIIVIAVVIIVLIATRTKTSSSGGRKKVKGRAVLMKEASRRLAQNPHDVEGLFIMGDIYYQDQDWEKAYTAYSALLDRMKPLEMSKQLDVAIRYGTCALKTNRIPEAKKGFLLAETINSKNLAVSYNLGYIYYLEKEYEKAVKFFKRALIIEPNSFLATKYLGYTFKHLHKYNEALPALKKALDFKPDDKEVLFAMGECFYETEATDRCLKILNHLRVDPVFGPQASLYTGMIRAKADQLERAIEDFQIGLKHTGTPVDISNELKYRLAQAYIKTQEIGQALHLLKEIQNISPGYKDAATLIMRYQELNKNKNLQIYLMSGQSEFVALCRKIVARFYPKAKVKILDISVLAAYTDIVAEIDTPRFSDTVIFRFFRSQGTVGELLLRELHARLKEVKGGTGICMSAGTFTEEAVRFSEGRPLDLYDKTRLSSVLNSLK; translated from the coding sequence ATGGTATCAACTATTATTATTTCCTTTTTTATTATTGTTATTGCTGTTGTTATTATTGTTCTCATAGCCACAAGAACCAAAACATCGTCTTCAGGGGGAAGAAAAAAAGTTAAAGGCAGGGCAGTGTTAATGAAAGAAGCCTCACGCCGCTTAGCTCAAAATCCTCACGACGTTGAAGGTCTATTTATAATGGGAGATATTTATTATCAAGACCAAGACTGGGAAAAAGCATACACTGCATACTCTGCCTTATTGGATAGGATGAAGCCTCTTGAAATGAGTAAGCAGCTGGATGTTGCTATCAGGTACGGTACCTGCGCCTTAAAAACAAATAGGATTCCTGAGGCAAAAAAAGGCTTCCTTCTTGCAGAGACAATCAATTCTAAAAATCTTGCTGTAAGCTATAATTTAGGTTATATCTATTATCTCGAAAAAGAGTATGAAAAAGCCGTTAAATTTTTCAAAAGAGCCTTAATAATTGAACCAAACAGTTTTTTGGCAACAAAGTATCTTGGATATACGTTTAAGCATTTGCATAAATACAATGAGGCCTTGCCCGCGTTAAAAAAAGCCTTGGATTTTAAGCCCGATGATAAGGAAGTTTTGTTTGCAATGGGCGAATGTTTTTATGAAACGGAGGCAACAGACCGCTGCCTAAAGATATTAAACCACCTTAGGGTAGACCCTGTTTTCGGACCTCAGGCTTCATTATATACAGGTATGATAAGAGCAAAGGCCGACCAGCTGGAAAGAGCAATTGAAGACTTCCAAATAGGTTTAAAGCATACCGGAACACCGGTGGATATTTCCAACGAACTAAAGTACAGATTAGCTCAAGCCTATATAAAAACTCAAGAAATAGGTCAAGCTCTCCATCTTTTAAAAGAAATCCAGAACATAAGCCCGGGATACAAAGATGCAGCAACCTTGATAATGAGATATCAAGAGTTAAACAAAAACAAGAACTTACAGATATATCTGATGTCCGGTCAAAGCGAATTCGTAGCTCTTTGCCGCAAAATAGTAGCCCGTTTTTATCCGAAGGCAAAGGTAAAAATACTGGATATTTCAGTATTGGCCGCCTACACCGATATAGTAGCCGAAATAGATACACCGCGTTTTTCGGATACGGTTATTTTTAGGTTTTTTAGATCTCAGGGAACGGTAGGAGAGCTGCTCCTTAGAGAGCTTCATGCACGGCTAAAAGAAGTAAAGGGCGGGACAGGGATATGTATGAGTGCCGGAACCTTTACTGAAGAAGCTGTTAGGTTTTCTGAAGGACGGCCGCTGGACTTATACGACAAAACAAGACTTTCAAGCGTTTTAAACTCGTTAAAATAA
- a CDS encoding MraY family glycosyltransferase, producing the protein MAIIQFVFYIILLPCVLSAVFVYMSIMFSKKHNLYDKIGGRKIHSGNIPRIGGVGFGFAYLISSLILHFRFPELRLLHLNFFYIALGGLLIFIMGLWDDIKNWRAVFKLLVQSLAAIIVLYGGYTFKKISFGPIGFFWYMGPETYIITFLWIIGITNAINLVDGIDGQAGCLGVSVLLTYAAIYYSIGISSMIIFRVLILAFSVVGFLFFNLSRPSAKIFMGDCGSQILGFVLSILPLIPTPAGYEAAGVQFAAVILMLPIFDTVAAIWRRLRERRPIGEGDKFHLHHKLMLIGFSPRGALGIFMILQLIINLFAGMAIILQGFNALIVLIGLILVGLLFFTLIHYEKERIVNKK; encoded by the coding sequence TTGGCTATAATCCAGTTTGTTTTTTATATAATTCTTCTTCCCTGTGTATTATCTGCCGTTTTTGTTTATATGTCTATTATGTTTTCAAAAAAACATAATTTATATGACAAAATAGGCGGACGCAAGATACATTCCGGTAATATTCCGAGAATAGGAGGAGTAGGTTTCGGCTTTGCTTATCTAATTTCAAGCCTGATATTACATTTCCGTTTTCCTGAATTGAGACTATTGCACCTAAATTTCTTTTATATCGCCTTGGGCGGCCTGCTTATTTTTATAATGGGCTTGTGGGATGATATAAAAAATTGGAGAGCTGTTTTTAAGCTGTTGGTCCAATCGCTTGCTGCTATAATAGTCTTATATGGAGGATATACATTTAAAAAAATAAGCTTTGGACCAATAGGATTTTTTTGGTACATGGGGCCGGAAACATATATAATAACTTTCTTGTGGATAATAGGAATAACCAATGCAATAAATCTTGTTGATGGAATTGACGGTCAAGCAGGATGTTTAGGTGTTTCTGTTCTCCTAACCTATGCTGCGATTTATTATTCTATAGGTATAAGTTCTATGATTATATTCCGAGTGCTTATACTTGCATTCTCAGTCGTAGGCTTTTTATTTTTTAATTTATCACGGCCTAGTGCAAAGATTTTTATGGGTGACTGCGGCTCACAAATTTTGGGTTTTGTTTTGTCTATTTTGCCTCTTATACCGACTCCGGCTGGCTATGAGGCTGCGGGAGTACAATTTGCAGCTGTTATTTTAATGCTTCCTATCTTTGATACTGTTGCAGCAATATGGCGCAGGCTGAGGGAGAGACGCCCTATAGGTGAGGGTGATAAATTTCATCTGCATCATAAGCTTATGCTTATAGGTTTTAGCCCTAGAGGGGCTTTGGGTATTTTTATGATATTACAGCTTATAATAAATCTTTTTGCCGGAATGGCTATAATTTTGCAAGGGTTTAATGCTCTTATTGTCCTTATAGGACTTATTTTGGTAGGTTTGTTATTTTTTACATTGATTCATTATGAAAAAGAAAGAATTGTAAATAAAAAATAG
- a CDS encoding phosphohydrolase encodes MKSPKEINVEKLLLDYVKDNPLVSQLLHILIADPEIEALQDYANSVSIVRLGYNDHGPVHMKIVTLNALKILDLLKKAGVQTSLQKEGSGSLDDSYCAVVLGAYLHDIGMSLTRQDHELFSMTLALPIIERTMDKMGITSFTRRAVIKAMASECIIGHMASRRIHSIEAGIVLIADGCDMKKGRARIPMEMNTEAKIGDIHKYSANSIKSVSIAAGKEKPVRIDVLMDSDVGFFQVEEVLMGKINMSPAKPFISLYAQSGDKEAKQYL; translated from the coding sequence ATGAAGTCGCCTAAAGAAATTAATGTTGAGAAACTGCTTTTAGACTATGTTAAAGATAATCCTCTTGTCTCTCAGCTTTTACATATTTTGATTGCCGATCCTGAAATCGAAGCCTTGCAGGACTATGCCAATTCGGTTTCCATTGTAAGATTGGGGTATAATGATCACGGTCCTGTACACATGAAGATAGTTACCTTAAATGCTCTTAAAATATTGGATCTTTTAAAAAAGGCCGGAGTTCAGACGAGCTTACAAAAAGAGGGTTCAGGTTCCTTGGATGACAGCTACTGCGCTGTGGTGCTTGGAGCCTATCTTCACGATATAGGGATGTCCCTGACCCGCCAAGATCACGAGCTTTTTTCGATGACCTTGGCCCTTCCCATAATTGAAAGAACAATGGATAAGATGGGGATTACGTCCTTTACACGAAGGGCTGTGATAAAGGCTATGGCTAGCGAGTGCATAATAGGCCACATGGCAAGCCGAAGGATACATTCGATTGAGGCCGGAATAGTTTTAATAGCCGACGGCTGCGATATGAAAAAGGGCAGAGCCCGTATTCCGATGGAAATGAATACAGAGGCTAAGATAGGGGATATACATAAGTACTCTGCCAATTCAATTAAGTCCGTTTCCATTGCTGCAGGAAAAGAAAAACCCGTACGCATAGATGTTTTAATGGACAGTGATGTAGGCTTTTTTCAGGTAGAAGAAGTCTTGATGGGAAAAATAAATATGAGCCCTGCAAAGCCCTTTATCTCCCTCTATGCACAGTCGGGGGATAAGGAGGCTAAGCAATATCTTTAA
- a CDS encoding DUF2156 domain-containing protein, which produces MSIPQYPEFTPISLDMQSEMEFYLKRLPDGISELTFLNLYLFRHNYKYQAAKTDKLLIIIGEYKGESFFITPCCTVDVEITKELLAKYKRWMILSKSFLDNNTNVFNLPFLKELKIEEDRDNFDYVYLRKNLAELKGKDFHKKKTHINKFEKSYDKIKIEPLTLENVEDAKKVLEEWNSTKPDSNPENSDYEAALEALSILSRTSMMGIILYVWDEPVAWTLAEITQNNKTAVVLFEKALASYKGSFQYINYAFAGYLPEHIEFINREQDLGNEGLRQAKMTYKPIKFIKKYRILS; this is translated from the coding sequence ATGAGTATACCGCAGTATCCTGAATTTACACCCATTTCGCTGGACATGCAATCCGAAATGGAATTTTACTTAAAAAGGCTTCCTGACGGAATTTCGGAGCTGACTTTTTTGAATTTATATCTTTTTAGGCACAATTATAAATATCAGGCAGCAAAAACCGATAAACTATTGATAATAATAGGGGAGTATAAGGGTGAAAGCTTTTTTATTACACCCTGCTGTACAGTGGATGTCGAAATAACAAAGGAATTATTGGCAAAATACAAAAGATGGATGATTCTTTCAAAATCTTTTTTAGATAATAACACAAATGTATTCAACCTTCCTTTTCTAAAAGAGCTAAAAATCGAAGAAGATAGAGATAATTTTGACTATGTTTATTTGAGAAAGAATTTAGCCGAGCTAAAGGGTAAGGACTTTCATAAAAAGAAGACCCATATAAACAAGTTTGAAAAATCCTATGACAAAATAAAAATCGAGCCTCTCACTCTTGAAAATGTAGAAGATGCCAAAAAAGTACTTGAAGAATGGAATAGTACAAAACCGGACTCAAATCCTGAAAATTCCGACTATGAAGCAGCCTTGGAAGCCCTTTCTATCTTGAGCCGCACATCAATGATGGGCATTATTCTCTATGTTTGGGATGAGCCTGTAGCTTGGACCCTTGCAGAAATAACACAAAACAATAAAACAGCAGTGGTTCTATTTGAAAAGGCATTGGCATCTTACAAGGGAAGCTTTCAGTACATTAATTATGCCTTTGCAGGTTATCTGCCTGAGCATATAGAATTTATCAACAGAGAGCAGGATTTAGGCAATGAGGGCCTGAGACAAGCAAAAATGACATATAAACCGATAAAATTCATAAAAAAGTATAGAATTTTATCTTAA